One window of the Periophthalmus magnuspinnatus isolate fPerMag1 chromosome 6, fPerMag1.2.pri, whole genome shotgun sequence genome contains the following:
- the LOC117372343 gene encoding hyaluronidase-5-like codes for MKNPKHTTSIFTISFLLYCTQALPRTTPPLDPGHPFLFMWNAPSELCEVRFGMPLDLSYFHLISSTLKSTTNQPISIFYTDRFGIFPYIDEDTGEIYDYGLPQLVDLKDHHNRAEDDIEYYIPIDKPGLAILDFEEWRPQWIRNWGSKNIYREISIETVKKKNASLTDDEAEDRAKIVFERAAKRYFLRSINVGKKLRPKRLWGYYLYPDCYNYDYNQDMVGYTGECPEIEQVRNNELLWLWNTSTALFPSIYLEEVLRDSMQARMFVRHRIKEAMRVSALPNRTYSIPVYAYIRPVYKDSVDQYMSEFDLVNTIGEVAALGAAGVVSWGDMNITDNEDSCFDARRHLEQVMNRYILNVSMATQLCSEALCQSRGRCIRKQWDSDLYLHLDHRRYHIDRLRRGGPLVVRGGLSQDDVDYYDRWFDCMCYTEQPCRAPITLNVINEAFVTKQGNSAEARTTSVYVLLMMVLMWNFI; via the exons ATGAAGAATCCCAAACATACCACCTCCATCTTTACAATCTCATTCTTACTATACTGTACCCAAGCCTTACCCAGAACTACCCCTCCCTTAGACCCCGGCCATCCCTTTCTCTTCATGTGGAACGCCCCATCCGAACTGTGTGAAGTCCGATTCGGGATGCCTCTGGACCTGTCCTACTTCCACCTCATCAGCAGCACTTTGAAATCCACCACCAACCAACCCATCTCCATATTCTACACTGACCGATTTGGCATTTTCCCTTATATCGACGAAGACACCGGTGAGATATACGACTACGGCTTACCCCAGTTGGTCGATTTGAAAGACCACCATAATCGTGCAGAAGATGATATTGAATACTACATCCCGATCGACAAACCCGGACTAGCAATTTTAGATTTCGAGGAGTGGAGGCCGCAGTGGATTCGAAACTGGGGAAGCAAGAATATCTACAGAGAGATTTCCATTGAAACTGTTAAGAAGAAAAATGCTTCTCTAACTGACGATGAAGCGGAAGATCGCGCCAAGATAGTGTTCGAACGAGCGGCAAAACGATACTTCCTCAGATCGATAAATGTAGGAAAGAAGTTGAGACCCAAAAGACTATGGGGTTACTATCTTTATCCGGATTGTTATAACTACGATTACAATCAGGATATGGTGGGTTATACAGGGGAGTGTCCAGAGATTGAACAAGTGAGAAACAATGAGCTCTTGTGGCTGTGGAACACATCTACAGCACTGTTTCCATCCATTTATCTGGAGGAGGTGCTGAGGGATTCAATGCAAGCACGAATGTTTGTGAGGCATAGGATAAAGGAGGCTATGAGGGTGTCTGCGCTCCCAAACAGAACGTACTCCATACCTGTTTACGCCTACATACGGCCCGTGTACAAGGACAGTGTGGACCAGTACATGTCTGAG TTTGACCTCGTAAACACGATCGGAGAAGTGGCTGCTCTGGGGGCAGCTGGAGTCGTGTCCTGGGGAGACATGAACATCACTGACAATGAG GACTCTTGTTTTGACGCTCGCCGTCACTTGGAGCAGGTGATGAACCGCTACATCCTaaacgtctccatggcgacgcaGCTGTGCAGTGAGGCCCTGTGCCAGAGCCGGGGCCGCTGCATCAGGAAGCAGTGGGACAGTGACCTGTACCTCCATCTGGACCATCGGAGGTACCACATAGACAGGCTGAGGAGAGGGGGGCCCCTGGTGGTGAGAGGAGGACTGTCCCAGGACGATGTGGACTACTATGACAGGTGGTTTGACTGTATGTGTTACACGGAGCAGCCATGTAGAGCTCCGATAACACTGAATGTTATCAATGAGGCTTTTGTTACAAAACAGGGAAACTCCGCAGAGGCACGGACGACCAGTGTTTATGTACTACTGATGATGGTGCTAATGTGGAACTTTATATGA